A genomic segment from Bombus huntii isolate Logan2020A chromosome 13, iyBomHunt1.1, whole genome shotgun sequence encodes:
- the LOC126872573 gene encoding protein tiptop isoform X3 codes for MSPRCPSRDSRESSGPATGSPPPPATRSTASPVSPSGIVPLPLGSHPLLPPHSAAMMAAYLQQTHQRLLLGHSPLSRGSVSPLVSSSCSPPAATPGLLVSPSSVGEVSPSATPLPAVLDFSTRKASSTEDDEEEQILNLSKPPTPSSSTEANNGPLDLSVPSRKRPGPEDSPPLPVRKSSRLSAGTAAAAAAAAAAAAAAAHQEAAQAVTAAGFGRPPVVSPWTSPVVASHFPYFAAAVAAAATSQQQLSPKSTAGVVEHHQQLWNGKMKPPSALDKSYQPSEATKALEKMSELSKLGGEDLFRSSTSAGGGGASGAAAAAAAAAAAAVAGNATAGSTSGSRHSAWQSHWLNKGADQAKDVLKCVWCKQSFPTLAAMTTHMKEAKHCGVNMPVPAAASALHPQPPSVASIVTPQQPHQPHQPQTTASSNNAGSGAGGGGSATPSSKQSPSELNLLIKETMPLPRKLVRGQDVWLGKGAEQTRQILKCMWCGQSFRSLAEMTSHMQQTQHYTNIISQEQIISWKSSDENKSGSGGSGGSGGGGAGSGSVTGAAGGGGGAVTAGGVSGPHAGNATGPGSGATSSHVSAVLTCKVCDQAFSSLKELSNHMVKNSHYKEHIMRSITESGGRRRQTREKRKKSLPVRKLLELERAQNEFKNGDAATGLSHSLGKHAGRITCEKCGEKIETTIFVDHIRQCIGAGTVGANQRNFLKNALMSNHLPATLPPTETGRKSVTEDGSSVSSRHHRSPSSASDATTPGKDTPTPTAGETTGSSSPSVLNAIEKLIEKSFDSRVRHGTPGLHHAQPGAPMGTSILKRLGIDESVDYTKPLVDPQTMNLLRSYQQQHQHQQQQQHYATSTAARRERSGSESSSVSERGSGGRTDAMTPERRVDLSSVGHSDTRHSHHHRVTPDKQLGAQTLPSSRHHPTTEESGDEESSTTASVSVAAANSAATSAASVVVKKEPRDDESEDRVANEEEQSQAQSQSNREVFVKKEIMEDCRDEEEQGSFNHRRSSLHEGSEEGREVLSPRMNPPTPRSSGQPEQMARSPCRNSTSSPTSSDRSVTPRGTPDTKGSSSLGALSSMFDSLSGGGGGGGGGSGGGGGGGSGGGSNNAVDSQGRKTSSHPLAALQKLCDKTETRGPSGSAARSGGGPGAASGLGAAAGSGVGATGPGSGTTPGAILAFSWACNDAVVTADSIMKCAFCDTPFISKGAYRHHLSKMHFVKDGVIPDPLTIGRSAAAAAAAAAAAAAAAAAVSQTSATGPPPAGHSSSSPPTSQRNKSPPLAQANGSPSQSAASPLEESPHSKFLKYTELAKQLSSKYV; via the coding sequence ATGAGTCCACGCTGTCCCTCGAGAGATTCTCGGGAATCGTCCGGCCCGGCGACCGGAAGTCCGCCGCCGCCAGCGACGCGAAGCACCGCGAGCCCGGTGAGTCCGAGCGGGATCGTGCCACTGCCCCTCGGAAGCCATCCACTGCTACCCCCTCATTCGGCGGCGATGATGGCGGCGTACCTGCAACAGACCCACCAGAGACTGCTACTAGGCCACTCGCCGCTATCCCGTGGTTCCGTGTCTCCGTTGGTATCCTCGTCGTGCTCGCCACCGGCAGCTACTCCTGGCCTTCTGGTCTCGCCCAGCAGCGTCGGCGAGGTATCGCCGTCGGCCACGCCGTTGCCCGCGGTGCTCGACTTTAGCACGAGGAAAGCGTCGTCGACGGAGGACGACGAAGAGGAGCAGATACTGAACCTCAGCAAGCCGCCAACACCGTCCTCCTCCACGGAGGCGAACAACGGACCTTTGGATTTATCGGTGCCCAGTAGAAAACGACCTGGACCGGAAGATTCTCCGCCGCTGCCCGTTCGCAAGTCCTCCAGGTTGTCCGCTGGCACGGCGGCGgcagcggcggcggcggcagcTGCGGCGGCCGCAGCGGCTCACCAGGAGGCCGCTCAAGCCGTCACGGCTGCAGGTTTCGGCAGACCACCCGTCGTTTCGCCGTGGACGTCGCCCGTGGTCGCCTCTCACTTTCCCTACTTCGCGGCCGCGGTCGCGGCAGCGGCTACTAGTCAACAGCAACTCTCGCCGAAGAGCACCGCCGGCGTAGTCGAACATCATCAGCAACTTTGGAACGGCAAGATGAAACCACCGTCCGCTCTCGACAAGTCGTATCAGCCGAGCGAAGCGACCAAAGCCCTGGAGAAGATGAGCGAACTGAGCAAACTGGGCGGCGAGGATCTGTTCAGATCGAGCACGAGCGCCGGCGGTGGCGGAGCGAGCGGAGCCGCGGCAGCCGCAGCCGCAGCCGCCGCGGCAGCGGTCGCGGGCAACGCGACCGCCGGCTCCACGTCCGGCAGTCGACACAGTGCCTGGCAGTCTCACTGGCTGAACAAGGGGGCCGATCAAGCCAAGGACGTGCTCAAGTGCGTATGGTGCAAGCAGAGTTTCCCCACGTTGGCCGCGATGACGACTCACATGAAGGAGGCGAAACACTGCGGCGTAAACATGCCCGTGCCAGCGGCCGCGTCAGCGCTCCACCCGCAGCCACCGAGCGTGGCCAGTATCGTGACGCCGCAGCAGCCGCATCAGCCGCACCAGCCGCAAACCACCGCGTCCAGCAACAACGCTGGCTCCGGCGCCGGTGGTGGTGGTTCCGCGACTCCGAGCAGCAAACAGAGTCCATCCGAGTTGAACCTGCTGATCAAGGAGACGATGCCTCTGCCGAGGAAGCTGGTCAGGGGTCAGGACGTTTGGCTGGGGAAGGGAGCTGAGCAGACCAGGCAGATTCTCAAGTGTATGTGGTGCGGTCAGAGTTTCCGCTCTCTCGCCGAGATGACGTCGCACATGCAGCAGACGCAACATTACACCAACATCATCTCCCAGGAGCAGATTATCTCGTGGAAGTCGTCGGACGAGAACAAGAGTGGCAGCGGTGGAAGCGGAGGAAGCGGAGGTGGCGGTGCAGGCAGTGGATCCGTAACCGGCGCCGCTGGTGGCGGGGGTGGCGCGGTTACCGCCGGTGGCGTGTCCGGACCGCACGCCGGAAACGCTACTGGCCCGGGCTCCGGCGCTACTAGCAGCCACGTGAGCGCCGTGCTCACGTGCAAGGTTTGCGATCAAGCGTTCAGCTCCCTGAAAGAACTGAGCAACCACATGGTGAAGAATTCCCACTACAAGGAGCACATAATGCGATCGATCACCGAGAGCGGCGGTCGCAGGCGGCAGACGCGGGAGAAACGCAAGAAGTCGCTGCCGGTGAGAAAATTGTTGGAACTGGAACGAGCGCAGAACGAGTTCAAGAACGGCGACGCGGCTACCGGACTGAGCCACAGCCTCGGCAAACACGCCGGTCGTATAACCTGCGAGAAATGCGGCGAGAAGATCGAGACGACCATCTTCGTCGATCATATACGCCAGTGTATCGGAGCGGGCACCGTGGGCGCGAATCAGCGAAACTTCTTGAAGAACGCGTTGATGTCGAATCACCTACCGGCCACGTTACCGCCGACCGAGACCGGCCGCAAGAGCGTCACCGAGGACGGTTCGTCGGTGTCCTCGAGACACCATCGGTCGCCCTCGTCGGCCAGCGACGCCACCACGCCAGGAAAGGACACGCCGACACCGACCGCCGGCGAGACCACTGGTAGTTCCTCGCCATCCGTGTTGAACGCCATCGAGAAACTGATCGAGAAGAGCTTCGATTCTCGCGTGAGGCACGGTACACCGGGTCTGCATCACGCTCAACCCGGAGCCCCGATGGGTACAAGCATCTTGAAGCGGCTGGGCATCGACGAGAGCGTCGATTACACGAAACCGTTGGTCGATCCACAGACGATGAACCTTCTCCGGTCTTATCAGCAGCAACATCAGCaccagcagcagcagcaacactACGCGACAAGTACGGCCGCGCGGCGGGAACGCAGCGGAAGCGAGTCGAGCTCCGTGTCGGAACGAGGAAGCGGCGGTAGAACCGACGCGATGACGCCGGAGAGGCGCGTGGACCTTTCGTCGGTCGGCCACTCGGACACCAGGCATTCCCACCATCATCGGGTCACGCCGGACAAGCAATTGGGTGCGCAAACCTTGCCCTCGAGTCGTCACCATCCAACCACCGAGGAATCCGGGGACGAGGAGTCGTCCACGACCGCATCCGTTTCCGTTGCCGCGGCCAATTCGGCCGCGACGTCGGCGGCGAGCGTGGTCGTCAAGAAGGAACCCCGAGACGACGAGTCGGAGGATCGCGTGGCGAACGAGGAGGAACAGTCGCAGGCTCAGTCACAGTCGAACCGGGAGGTGTTCGTGAAGAAGGAGATCATGGAGGATTGCAGAGACGAGGAGGAGCAAGGTTCGTTCAATCATCGACGAAGCAGCTTGCACGAAGGATCGGAGGAGGGTCGAGAGGTGTTGTCGCCTCGCATGAACCCACCGACTCCTAGATCGAGTGGTCAACCGGAACAGATGGCGCGCAGCCCATGCAGGAACAGCACCAGCAGTCCGACGAGCAGCGACCGGTCGGTAACGCCGCGTGGTACACCCGACACGAAGGGATCGAGCAGTCTCGGGGCGCTTTCTTCCATGTTCGACAGCCTGTCCGGTGGCGGAGGTGGCGGAGGCGGCGGTAGCGGTggcggcggtggtggcggtaGCGGCGGAGGCTCGAACAACGCGGTCGACTCTCAGGGACGCAAAACCAGCAGCCATCCTTTGGCCGCGCTGCAGAAGCTTTGCGACAAGACGGAGACGCGAGGACCTAGCGGCAGCGCGGCTCGATCCGGTGGCGGTCCTGGAGCCGCGTCCGGTCTCGGAGCAGCGGCTGGAAGTGGCGTGGGCGCGACCGGACCCGGTTCCGGGACGACTCCGGGAGCGATCTTGGCGTTCAGCTGGGCCTGCAACGACGCCGTTGTCACCGCCGACTCGATCATGAAGTGCGCCTTCTGCGACACGCCGTTCATCTCCAAGGGCGCGTACAGGCATCATCTGTCCAAGATGCACTTCGTCAAGGACGGCGTGATTCCCGATCCACTGACGATCGGCCGATCAGcggcggccgcggcggcggcggcggctgctGCCGCGGCCGCGGCAGCAGCGGTCTCGCAAACCTCCGCCACCGGACCGCCGCCGGCCGGTCACAGTTCTTCCTCGCCCCCGACTTCCCAGCGCAACAAGTCGCCGCCGCTTGCACAGGCGAACGGTAGCCCGTCTCAGTCAGCGGCCTCTCCCCTCGAAGAGAGTCCGCACTCCAAATTTCTCAAGTATACGGAGCTGGCCAAACAGTTGTCCAGCAAGTACGTATAG